A single window of Acinetobacter wuhouensis DNA harbors:
- the glpK gene encoding glycerol kinase GlpK, whose product MSYLLALDQGTTSSRAIIFDEHGKVHATAQRETQIKTPHSGWVEQDAMEIWTTQIAVVQQAIASARLLAKDIKALGLTNQRETTVVWDKRTGKPLAPAIVWQDRRAAEWCNHLIENNHAEKIHKTTGLRIDPYFSAGKLVWLLENVDGLRALAEQGHVAFGTIDSWLIWNLTQGSEHVIEASNASRTMLMNLSTQQWDQELLHLFNIPENVLPKIIHSDQYIANTATGLLGAEIPISGVLGDQQSALFGQSCFEAGTAKNTYGTGCFMLFNTGTKIQYSQNQLLTTLAWNCQNQTNYALEGSVFMAGAIVQWLRDGLGIIKNSAEVEKLACQVNDTDGVVLVPAFTGLGAPHWDTDARALLCGMSRGTNKSHIARAALESIAFQVSDVLTAMQSDIAQPLKELRVDGGASQNDMLMQFQADILNVPVLRPKLLESTAWGAAAMAGLKIGVFSTLEEISESWQLDRAFEPNMSDDQRQHHLVLWNEALHRAKSH is encoded by the coding sequence ATGAGCTATTTACTCGCACTTGATCAAGGAACAACCTCTAGCCGAGCGATTATCTTCGATGAACACGGAAAAGTTCATGCAACAGCTCAAAGAGAAACACAAATTAAAACCCCGCATTCAGGTTGGGTTGAACAAGATGCAATGGAAATTTGGACCACACAAATTGCCGTGGTACAGCAGGCGATCGCTTCAGCACGATTGCTCGCTAAAGATATTAAAGCATTAGGTTTAACCAATCAGCGAGAAACCACGGTTGTTTGGGATAAACGTACAGGAAAACCACTTGCACCTGCGATCGTATGGCAAGACCGTCGCGCGGCAGAATGGTGTAATCATCTGATTGAAAATAATCACGCAGAGAAAATCCATAAAACTACAGGTTTGCGTATTGATCCATATTTCAGTGCAGGAAAATTAGTTTGGTTGTTGGAAAATGTCGATGGATTAAGAGCGCTTGCAGAACAAGGGCATGTTGCTTTTGGAACCATTGACAGTTGGTTGATCTGGAATTTGACGCAAGGTTCAGAGCATGTGATTGAAGCTAGTAATGCATCACGTACCATGCTTATGAATTTAAGCACTCAACAATGGGATCAAGAACTTCTTCATTTATTTAATATTCCTGAAAATGTATTACCGAAAATTATTCATTCAGATCAATATATTGCCAATACAGCAACAGGATTATTAGGCGCTGAAATTCCGATTTCTGGCGTATTGGGCGATCAACAATCTGCATTATTCGGACAATCTTGTTTTGAAGCGGGTACAGCAAAAAATACCTATGGCACAGGTTGTTTTATGCTATTTAATACTGGCACAAAAATTCAATATAGCCAAAATCAATTATTGACAACACTTGCGTGGAATTGCCAAAACCAGACCAATTATGCACTTGAAGGTAGCGTTTTTATGGCAGGGGCAATTGTCCAATGGCTCAGAGATGGCTTAGGTATTATCAAAAATAGTGCCGAAGTTGAAAAGTTAGCATGCCAAGTCAATGATACCGATGGTGTGGTTTTAGTACCTGCATTTACAGGGTTAGGCGCACCACATTGGGACACCGATGCCAGAGCTTTACTGTGTGGTATGTCACGTGGAACCAATAAATCACATATTGCTCGAGCAGCCTTAGAATCCATTGCATTCCAAGTGTCGGACGTTCTTACCGCCATGCAGTCGGATATTGCACAACCTTTAAAAGAGTTACGTGTCGATGGCGGTGCAAGTCAAAATGACATGCTGATGCAATTCCAAGCCGATATTTTAAATGTACCTGTATTACGTCCTAAGCTTTTAGAATCAACGGCATGGGGTGCAGCCGCGATGGCAGGATTGAAAATTGGAGTATTTTCAACTTTAGAAGAAATTTCTGAATCTTGGCAATTAGATCGGGCTTTTGAACCAAATATGAGTGATGACCAAAGACAACATCATTTAGTTTTATGGAATGAAGCTTTACATCGTGCTAAATCGCACTGA
- a CDS encoding DJ-1/PfpI family protein, which yields MAKQILMLVGDYVEDYETMVPFQFLTGLGYTVHTVCPDKKAGDTVATAIHDFEGEQTYSEKRGHNFAINYDFANVNTEDYVGLVIPGGRAPEYLRMNARIIEIVREFDAVKKPIAAVCHGAQILAAADVLKGRLCSAYPACAAEVKLAGGQYADIAVTEAVTDGHLVTAPAWPAHPAWLAQFVKALGATITL from the coding sequence ATGGCTAAACAAATTCTCATGTTAGTTGGTGATTACGTTGAAGATTATGAAACAATGGTTCCGTTTCAATTCCTCACTGGATTAGGCTATACGGTACATACTGTATGCCCAGATAAAAAAGCGGGTGACACTGTTGCAACAGCAATTCACGACTTTGAAGGCGAACAAACCTATAGTGAAAAGCGTGGTCATAACTTTGCGATTAATTATGATTTTGCTAATGTGAATACTGAGGACTATGTCGGTTTAGTCATTCCAGGTGGACGCGCGCCAGAGTATTTACGTATGAATGCACGGATTATTGAAATTGTTCGTGAATTTGATGCAGTTAAAAAACCCATTGCAGCAGTTTGTCATGGTGCGCAAATTCTCGCGGCTGCCGATGTTTTAAAAGGACGTTTATGTTCAGCTTATCCTGCTTGCGCAGCGGAAGTAAAACTTGCTGGCGGACAATATGCTGATATTGCAGTGACTGAAGCAGTTACCGATGGTCACTTGGTTACAGCACCGGCTTGGCCAGCTCACCCTGCTTGGTTAGCCCAATTTGTCAAAGCACTCGGTGCAACAATCACGCTATAA
- a CDS encoding chromate transporter, translating into MYVLIALTLVFTQLSLLAFGGGNAILPEMQHQVVVVHQWMTAEQFSSMFAMAQAAPGPNMMIVPLVGWHVAGPMGLLVTSLAKFGPSSIITIYALKFWNRFKDNPLRLQFEKALKPITVGLVLVSAWIIAQASVQNVLLIAIVILTIALSLFKNVHPVWLMVIGAGAGVALL; encoded by the coding sequence ATGTATGTACTCATTGCATTGACTTTAGTATTTACGCAATTGTCATTATTGGCATTTGGTGGCGGAAATGCGATCTTGCCTGAAATGCAACATCAAGTGGTTGTCGTACACCAATGGATGACTGCTGAACAATTCAGTTCAATGTTTGCGATGGCACAAGCTGCACCTGGCCCGAATATGATGATCGTCCCTCTTGTTGGTTGGCATGTTGCAGGACCAATGGGTTTATTGGTCACTTCATTGGCGAAGTTCGGACCTTCTTCAATCATTACCATCTATGCTTTGAAATTTTGGAATCGTTTCAAAGACAATCCCTTACGACTGCAATTTGAAAAAGCGCTGAAACCAATTACCGTCGGTTTAGTCTTGGTCAGTGCTTGGATTATTGCACAAGCATCGGTTCAAAATGTTCTACTCATCGCCATTGTGATTCTTACCATTGCACTCAGCTTATTTAAAAATGTCCACCCTGTTTGGCTAATGGTGATCGGTGCAGGTGCTGGAGTGGCTTTGCTTTAA
- a CDS encoding chromate transporter: MNTDAISMQQNLVAPNCKALFLGFMKLGLMGFGGVLPLARHMIVEEQKWLSSDKFTDLLGVCQILPGGNIVNMAVAIGYDFAGAKGAFSAVFGLMLAPTVIVISLYQIYVNFQEIQLVQHMIQGLAAAAAGLLFATGFKMLKPLMKKKLTYFTILLTIIFMLLIKLPLALTLLILVTVNMSVLTFKRRSEQANNIQE, encoded by the coding sequence ATGAATACAGATGCTATTTCCATGCAACAAAACCTCGTAGCACCAAATTGCAAAGCATTATTTCTAGGTTTTATGAAACTTGGACTCATGGGCTTTGGTGGTGTTTTACCCCTTGCTCGCCACATGATTGTTGAGGAGCAAAAATGGCTCAGCTCGGACAAATTCACTGATCTACTCGGCGTTTGTCAAATCCTCCCAGGTGGCAATATTGTCAATATGGCAGTTGCTATTGGTTATGATTTTGCAGGTGCTAAAGGTGCATTCAGTGCTGTATTTGGGCTAATGCTCGCCCCAACTGTGATCGTGATTTCGCTCTACCAAATCTATGTCAATTTTCAAGAGATTCAACTGGTACAACACATGATTCAAGGTTTAGCCGCCGCTGCGGCAGGCTTGTTATTTGCCACAGGTTTTAAAATGCTAAAACCCTTGATGAAAAAGAAACTGACTTATTTCACTATCCTACTGACTATTATTTTCATGCTGTTGATCAAACTTCCTTTGGCGCTGACTTTACTGATTCTCGTGACCGTAAATATGTCCGTTCTGACATTTAAACGACGTTCCGAACAAGCCAACAACATTCAGGAGTAA
- a CDS encoding LysR family transcriptional regulator: MIDIHKLKAFVAVVEESNISHAAVRLNMQQPPLTRLIKSLEDELDTALLIRLPRGVEVTEAGKALYQEALTILAHAQAIPKRVQNISKGLEGQINIGFTNSVGLHSFLPSLLRNFRETFPNVSIHLEEDGSSALIDSILNQKNDIVFLRKPAPMSLGLTSLHVLDEPLIVALPNNHPLAEQADPIHLLDLEPYDFVLYRRLAGQDLFDNILASCYQSGFSPNIVQEAPRLTSSLNLIAAGIGLSIVPEAIQDFWNKQIVYKALEAETPCIAPVYAIYKENLDRVHLKHILKLLMK; encoded by the coding sequence ATGATTGATATTCACAAATTGAAAGCTTTTGTAGCAGTGGTTGAAGAAAGTAATATTTCACATGCAGCCGTGCGTTTGAATATGCAGCAACCGCCTTTAACACGTTTAATCAAAAGTCTTGAAGATGAATTAGACACGGCATTGCTGATTCGTTTACCACGTGGTGTAGAAGTCACCGAAGCAGGTAAGGCGTTGTATCAGGAAGCATTAACCATTCTGGCGCATGCACAAGCGATTCCGAAACGAGTACAAAATATTTCCAAAGGTTTAGAAGGACAGATCAATATTGGTTTTACCAACTCCGTTGGATTGCATTCTTTTTTACCGAGTTTATTGCGGAACTTTCGTGAAACCTTTCCAAATGTTTCGATTCATTTGGAAGAAGATGGCAGTAGTGCTTTAATTGACTCTATTCTCAATCAAAAGAATGACATTGTCTTTTTACGCAAGCCTGCACCAATGAGTCTGGGGCTGACGAGTTTGCATGTCCTAGATGAGCCGCTGATTGTTGCTTTACCGAATAATCATCCATTGGCTGAACAAGCAGACCCTATCCATTTATTAGACTTAGAGCCCTATGATTTTGTGTTGTACCGTCGCTTAGCAGGGCAAGATTTGTTTGATAATATTTTGGCGAGTTGTTATCAATCGGGTTTTAGTCCTAACATCGTGCAAGAAGCGCCACGGTTGACTTCAAGTTTGAATTTAATTGCTGCGGGGATTGGCTTGTCGATCGTGCCAGAAGCGATTCAGGATTTTTGGAATAAGCAAATTGTCTATAAAGCACTGGAAGCTGAAACGCCGTGTATTGCGCCAGTTTATGCGATTTATAAAGAAAATTTAGACCGTGTTCATTTAAAGCATATTTTAAAATTATTGATGAAATAG